The Vibrio tarriae genome includes a window with the following:
- the hemA gene encoding glutamyl-tRNA reductase: MSLLAIGINHNTASVELREKVAFGPEKLSLALNQLSTSSHVKGGVILSTCNRTEIYCDVKSASKNKVIEWLSQFHQVSLDELKPSLYVHEEQAAIRHLMRVACGLDSLVLGEPQILGQVKQAYAEARENHAVNPATEKLFQKAFSVAKRVRTETEIGGSAVSVAYAACTLAKHIFESLADATVLLVGAGETIELVAKHLDGHHCKRMIVANRTRERALSLAQQFGADVIALNEIPDYLAQADIVISSTASPLPIIGKGMVESALKARRHQPMLLVDIAVPRDIEPQVGKLNDAYLYSVDDLQSIVDSNIEQRKVEAIQAEAIVSEESATFMSWMRSLQAVDSIRDYRKQANEAREELLNKSLQALAAGGDPEKLLIELSNKLTNKLIHTPTRALQTAAEQGEPAKLAVIRQSLGLDDLN, from the coding sequence ATGTCTTTGCTTGCCATTGGAATCAATCACAATACGGCGTCGGTAGAATTGCGGGAAAAAGTGGCGTTCGGTCCAGAGAAGCTCTCTTTGGCGCTGAATCAGCTTTCCACCAGTTCACACGTTAAAGGAGGCGTGATCCTCTCAACGTGTAACCGCACCGAAATTTATTGTGATGTGAAATCAGCAAGTAAAAACAAAGTCATCGAATGGTTGTCCCAGTTTCACCAAGTCAGTTTGGATGAATTAAAACCCAGCCTGTATGTCCATGAAGAGCAAGCCGCCATTCGTCATTTGATGCGTGTCGCCTGCGGTTTGGACTCCTTAGTGTTGGGCGAACCGCAGATATTAGGACAAGTTAAGCAAGCTTACGCAGAGGCGAGAGAGAATCACGCCGTCAATCCGGCGACGGAAAAGCTGTTTCAAAAGGCTTTTTCGGTCGCGAAACGGGTAAGAACAGAAACCGAAATCGGCGGCAGCGCGGTTTCGGTGGCTTATGCTGCTTGCACATTAGCAAAACACATTTTTGAATCGCTGGCCGACGCCACTGTACTCTTGGTTGGGGCCGGCGAAACCATTGAACTGGTAGCAAAACATTTGGATGGACACCACTGTAAACGGATGATAGTGGCGAACCGCACGCGAGAGCGAGCTTTGAGCTTAGCGCAGCAGTTTGGCGCCGACGTCATCGCATTAAATGAGATCCCAGATTATTTAGCGCAAGCGGATATTGTGATCAGCTCGACCGCTAGCCCTTTGCCCATCATAGGTAAAGGCATGGTCGAAAGCGCGCTAAAGGCCCGTCGCCATCAGCCGATGTTGTTGGTGGATATTGCCGTGCCACGCGATATTGAGCCGCAGGTCGGTAAGCTTAATGATGCTTATCTCTATTCGGTCGATGACTTACAGTCGATTGTCGATAGCAATATCGAGCAGCGCAAAGTGGAAGCGATTCAGGCAGAAGCGATTGTCAGTGAGGAGAGCGCCACCTTCATGAGTTGGATGCGCTCACTGCAAGCGGTGGACAGTATTCGTGATTATCGTAAGCAAGCCAATGAAGCTCGTGAAGAGCTGCTCAATAAAAGTTTGCAAGCATTGGCAGCGGGTGGCGATCCTGAAAAGCTGCTCATAGAATTAAGCAACAAATTGACCAACAAACTAATTCACACCCCAACCCGAGCGCTACAAACTGCGGCGGAACAAGGGGAACCGGCTAAACTGGCCGTGATCAGACAAAGTTTAGGTCTTGACGATCTGAACTAA
- the prfA gene encoding peptide chain release factor 1, with translation MKASILSKLESLVERYEEVQHLLGDPTVIGDQNKFRALSKEYSQLEEITQCFQAYQQAKEDLVAAEEMAQEDDAEMREMAQDEIKAAKAAIERLTDELQILLLPKDPNDDRNCFLEIRAGAGGDEAGIFAGDLFRMYSRFAEKKGWRIEVMSSSEAEHGGYKEMIAKVNGDGAYGTLKFESGGHRVQRVPATEAQGRIHTSACTVAVMPEIPEAEIPEIKASDLKIDTFRSSGAGGQHVNTTDSAIRITHLPTGIVVECQDERSQHKNKAKAMSVLAARIAKAEESKRAAEISDTRRNLLGSGDRSDRIRTYNYPQGRVSDHRINLTVYRLTEVMEGDMQSLIDPVIHEHQADQLAALADQN, from the coding sequence ATGAAAGCGTCGATTTTAAGCAAGCTTGAATCCCTTGTTGAGCGCTACGAAGAGGTTCAGCACCTCCTTGGCGACCCAACAGTTATCGGTGATCAAAATAAATTCCGTGCTCTGTCCAAAGAGTATTCGCAACTGGAAGAGATCACTCAGTGTTTCCAAGCTTACCAACAAGCGAAGGAAGATCTGGTTGCTGCCGAAGAGATGGCACAAGAAGATGATGCAGAAATGCGTGAAATGGCGCAGGATGAGATCAAAGCGGCGAAAGCGGCAATTGAGCGCCTGACCGATGAGCTGCAAATTCTGTTGCTGCCAAAAGATCCAAACGATGATCGCAACTGCTTCTTAGAAATTCGCGCGGGTGCGGGTGGTGACGAAGCGGGTATTTTTGCCGGCGATTTGTTCCGTATGTACAGCCGTTTTGCGGAGAAAAAAGGCTGGCGCATCGAAGTGATGTCATCGAGTGAAGCCGAACACGGCGGCTACAAAGAGATGATCGCGAAAGTGAACGGTGACGGTGCTTACGGTACGCTAAAGTTTGAATCTGGCGGCCACCGAGTGCAACGTGTTCCGGCTACGGAAGCGCAAGGGCGTATCCACACGTCCGCTTGTACCGTTGCGGTGATGCCTGAAATTCCAGAAGCGGAAATTCCAGAAATCAAAGCCAGCGATCTGAAAATTGATACGTTCCGCTCCTCTGGCGCGGGTGGTCAGCACGTTAACACCACCGACTCGGCTATCCGTATCACTCACTTACCGACTGGAATTGTGGTCGAGTGTCAGGATGAGCGCTCGCAACATAAGAACAAAGCCAAAGCGATGTCAGTACTTGCTGCGCGTATTGCTAAAGCAGAAGAGTCAAAACGCGCCGCGGAAATTTCCGATACACGACGTAACCTTCTCGGTTCTGGTGACCGTAGTGACCGCATTCGTACATACAACTACCCGCAAGGTCGGGTGTCCGATCACCGTATCAACTTGACGGTATACCGTCTGACCGAAGTGATGGAGGGGGATATGCAATCCTTGATTGACCCTGTAATTCACGAGCATCAAGCGGATCAATTGGCGGCACTGGCGGATCAAAACTAA
- the prmC gene encoding peptide chain release factor N(5)-glutamine methyltransferase, with protein MSVTIEAALKAATEQLQQSGSDSPALDAAVLLCHVLAKPRSYLLTWPDKTLEKPTLASLDVLLARRRAGEPMAYILGEREFWSLPLKVSPSTLIPRPDTERLVELALDKAALIDGELLDLGTGTGAIALALASELPTRQVTGIDLRPEAAELARENATRLAIRNAQFLQGCWFSPLVDGTKFALIVSNPPYIEENDPHLSLGDVRFEPKSALVAAENGLADIRHISTHAPHFLLDGGWLLFEHGYDQGFAVRTILRELGYQNIITEQDYAGHDRVTLGQYKTEREA; from the coding sequence ATGTCAGTCACCATTGAAGCGGCATTAAAAGCGGCAACCGAGCAACTGCAGCAAAGCGGCAGTGATTCGCCAGCCCTAGATGCCGCAGTACTCCTTTGCCATGTACTGGCTAAGCCTCGTTCTTACTTGTTGACTTGGCCTGATAAAACCTTGGAGAAGCCTACTTTGGCTTCTCTCGATGTGCTCCTTGCTCGCCGCAGAGCGGGAGAGCCGATGGCCTATATCCTTGGTGAGCGCGAATTTTGGTCTCTGCCGCTGAAAGTTTCTCCTTCGACACTTATTCCACGTCCGGATACGGAACGTTTGGTTGAATTAGCGCTGGATAAAGCGGCGTTGATTGACGGTGAACTGCTGGATCTTGGCACCGGAACCGGGGCGATTGCGTTGGCTTTGGCTTCGGAATTGCCAACGCGGCAAGTCACGGGGATTGATTTACGTCCGGAGGCGGCAGAGTTAGCAAGAGAAAACGCGACTCGTTTGGCGATCCGCAATGCGCAGTTTTTGCAGGGCTGTTGGTTTAGCCCGCTGGTAGACGGTACGAAGTTTGCTTTGATCGTCTCTAACCCGCCGTATATCGAAGAAAATGATCCGCATTTGAGTCTGGGCGATGTGCGTTTTGAGCCGAAAAGTGCGCTGGTTGCTGCAGAAAATGGTTTGGCGGACATTCGCCACATCAGCACGCACGCGCCGCATTTTTTACTCGATGGCGGCTGGCTTTTGTTTGAGCATGGTTACGATCAAGGCTTTGCGGTGCGCACGATTTTGCGTGAGTTAGGCTATCAAAACATCATTACCGAGCAAGATTATGCCGGTCATGATCGAGTTACACTGGGACAATATAAAACGGAAAGAGAAGCATAA
- a CDS encoding SirB1 family protein — MLNFCDEDFDAMELVEGALALNKAINPDTQLEWAHIELARLLKEAELALVHERDEKARFEAFLRLFYQEWGFSGDREAYFDSRNAFIDQVLQRRKGIPVSLGSLLLYLGHKLGFPLNGISFPTQFLLSLNWPGERPIYLNPFNGEIVSQHTLQAWLVGHKGPLAKLKPQHLQSVDNPTIIGRWLALLKSALLREERYTLALRCTDLALTFVPDDPYEIRDRGFIYQQLQCHQIAISDYQYFIEHCPNDPAAELLKTQVNVLSHGSQVTLH, encoded by the coding sequence ATGCTGAATTTCTGTGATGAAGATTTTGATGCGATGGAGTTGGTGGAAGGAGCGCTTGCGCTCAACAAGGCCATTAATCCCGATACGCAGCTAGAATGGGCTCACATTGAGTTAGCACGTCTGCTAAAAGAAGCCGAACTGGCATTGGTACATGAGCGTGATGAGAAAGCGCGTTTCGAGGCTTTTTTGCGCCTGTTTTATCAAGAGTGGGGCTTTAGCGGCGATCGCGAAGCCTACTTTGATTCTCGTAATGCCTTTATCGATCAAGTTTTGCAGCGGCGCAAAGGCATTCCCGTCAGTTTAGGCTCATTACTGCTCTACCTAGGACACAAACTCGGCTTTCCACTCAATGGGATAAGTTTCCCTACTCAGTTTCTGCTGTCGCTCAATTGGCCGGGAGAGCGGCCGATTTATCTCAATCCATTTAATGGTGAGATCGTGTCACAACACACGCTGCAAGCTTGGTTAGTTGGGCATAAAGGCCCACTGGCGAAGCTTAAGCCACAGCATTTACAAAGTGTCGATAATCCGACCATTATTGGGCGTTGGTTGGCGCTACTCAAAAGTGCCTTACTGCGTGAAGAGCGCTATACTCTGGCGCTAAGATGTACCGATTTGGCACTCACTTTTGTGCCCGATGACCCATACGAAATCCGTGATCGTGGCTTTATTTACCAACAGCTACAGTGCCATCAAATTGCTATTTCGGACTATCAATATTTTATTGAGCACTGTCCGAACGATCCGGCGGCTGAATTGTTAAAAACGCAAGTCAATGTACTCAGTCATGGCAGTCAAGTGACGCTGCATTAA
- the kdsA gene encoding 3-deoxy-8-phosphooctulonate synthase, protein MEHKIVHVGDIPVANDKPFTLFAGMNVLESRDLAMQICEHYVKVTDKLGIPYVFKASFDKANRSSVHSYRGPGLEEGMKIFQELKDTFGVKIITDVHTEAQAQPVADVVDVIQLPAFLARQTDLVEAMAKTGAVINVKKPQFMSPGQVGNIVEKFAECGNDKVILCERGSCHGYDNLVVDMLGFGVMKQASNGSPIIFDVTHSLQMRDPSGAASGGRRQQTVELAKAGLATGIAGLFIEAHPNPDKARCDGPSALPLDKLEPFLAQMKALDDLIKNFAHIDIR, encoded by the coding sequence ATGGAACACAAAATTGTCCATGTCGGTGATATTCCGGTTGCTAACGATAAGCCGTTTACCCTATTTGCCGGGATGAACGTACTGGAATCGCGTGATTTGGCGATGCAAATTTGTGAGCACTATGTGAAAGTGACCGACAAGCTCGGTATCCCTTATGTGTTCAAAGCATCGTTTGATAAAGCGAACCGCAGCTCAGTGCACTCTTACCGTGGCCCAGGCTTGGAAGAAGGGATGAAAATTTTCCAAGAGCTGAAAGATACCTTTGGCGTGAAAATCATCACCGATGTCCACACAGAAGCGCAAGCGCAGCCTGTGGCGGATGTGGTGGATGTGATTCAGCTGCCTGCCTTTTTGGCCCGTCAAACCGACTTGGTTGAAGCGATGGCGAAAACCGGCGCGGTCATTAACGTGAAAAAACCGCAGTTCATGAGCCCGGGTCAAGTTGGCAACATCGTTGAGAAGTTTGCTGAGTGTGGCAATGACAAAGTGATCTTATGTGAGCGCGGCTCTTGCCACGGTTACGATAACCTCGTCGTCGATATGCTCGGTTTTGGCGTGATGAAGCAAGCCTCTAACGGCAGTCCAATCATTTTTGATGTGACTCACTCACTGCAAATGCGCGATCCATCAGGTGCAGCTTCGGGCGGTCGTCGTCAACAAACCGTTGAACTGGCGAAAGCGGGTTTAGCGACGGGTATTGCAGGCCTGTTTATTGAAGCGCACCCAAATCCAGATAAAGCGCGTTGCGATGGACCATCGGCATTACCCCTCGACAAATTAGAGCCATTCCTTGCGCAAATGAAAGCGCTGGACGACTTGATCAAAAACTTTGCGCACATCGATATTCGATAA
- the ushA gene encoding bifunctional UDP-sugar hydrolase/5'-nucleotidase UshA has translation MKQGLILKSVLSAAIIASLAGCATEPAQQWEADKTYKLTILHTNDHHGRFWQNQYGEYGMAARKTLIDQLRADIEAQGGSVLLLSGGDINTGVPESDLQDAEPDFKGMSKIGYDAMALGNHEFDNPLEVLFKQKEWANFPMLSANIYDKATGKRLFEPYHIFDKQGIKIAVIGLTTEDTAKIGNPEYIGGIDFRDPKEEAKKVIAELKKKEKPDLIIAVTHMGHYQNGEHGVNAPGDVALARYLPSGELDMIVGGHSQEPVCMEGPNLVKKNFKPGDECKPDIQNGTYIVQAYEWGKYVGRADYEFRNGELNMVSYDLIPVNLKKKVDVNGETQRVFATSEIKEDNAMLEFLRPFQEKGQEQLNIKIAHSNGKLEGDRNVVRFEQTNLGRMIANAHMQRAKADFAVMNSGGVRDSIQAGDITYKDVLKVQPFGNIVTYVDMNGQEVLDYLNVVATKPVDSGAYAQFAGISMTVADGKVSNVMIGGKQLRLDATYRFTVPSFNAAGGDGYPKISDHPGYVNTGFVDAEVLKDFLEANSPIDVNRFAPAGEIVYR, from the coding sequence ATGAAACAAGGCCTCATTCTAAAATCCGTCCTCAGTGCAGCCATTATTGCCTCCTTGGCAGGTTGCGCAACTGAACCCGCTCAGCAGTGGGAAGCAGACAAAACCTACAAACTCACTATTCTGCACACCAATGACCATCACGGTCGTTTCTGGCAAAACCAGTATGGTGAATACGGTATGGCAGCACGTAAAACGCTGATTGACCAACTGCGTGCCGACATTGAAGCACAAGGAGGCAGTGTGTTGCTGCTCTCTGGTGGTGACATCAATACTGGGGTACCAGAATCAGACCTACAAGATGCAGAGCCTGATTTCAAAGGCATGAGCAAAATCGGTTACGACGCTATGGCGCTGGGTAACCACGAATTTGATAACCCACTTGAAGTGCTGTTTAAGCAAAAAGAGTGGGCGAATTTCCCAATGCTATCAGCCAACATTTACGATAAAGCGACCGGTAAGCGTCTGTTTGAACCGTACCATATCTTTGATAAGCAAGGGATTAAGATTGCGGTTATCGGTTTAACCACCGAAGACACCGCAAAAATTGGTAACCCAGAATACATCGGCGGCATCGATTTCCGCGATCCTAAAGAAGAAGCGAAAAAAGTGATCGCTGAGCTGAAGAAAAAAGAGAAGCCGGATCTGATCATCGCTGTGACGCACATGGGGCACTATCAAAACGGTGAGCACGGTGTGAACGCACCGGGCGATGTCGCTTTGGCGCGCTACTTGCCATCCGGTGAGTTGGACATGATTGTCGGCGGTCACTCGCAAGAGCCTGTGTGTATGGAAGGCCCTAATCTGGTGAAGAAGAACTTTAAGCCGGGTGATGAATGTAAACCTGATATTCAGAACGGTACTTACATTGTTCAAGCTTACGAGTGGGGTAAATACGTTGGCCGTGCGGATTATGAGTTCCGTAATGGTGAGCTGAACATGGTGAGTTATGACCTCATCCCAGTTAACCTCAAGAAGAAAGTCGATGTGAATGGCGAAACTCAGCGTGTTTTTGCCACTTCTGAGATTAAAGAAGACAACGCAATGCTTGAGTTCCTGCGCCCATTCCAAGAGAAAGGTCAAGAGCAACTGAACATCAAGATTGCACACAGCAACGGTAAGCTGGAAGGTGACCGTAACGTAGTGCGCTTCGAACAAACTAACTTGGGGCGTATGATTGCGAATGCACACATGCAACGTGCCAAAGCTGATTTTGCGGTCATGAACTCAGGTGGCGTGCGTGATTCTATTCAAGCTGGTGACATCACTTATAAAGATGTACTGAAAGTACAGCCATTTGGCAACATCGTGACTTATGTTGATATGAATGGTCAGGAAGTACTGGATTATCTGAATGTGGTGGCGACCAAGCCAGTTGATTCAGGTGCGTATGCACAGTTCGCGGGCATTTCAATGACGGTTGCGGATGGCAAAGTTTCTAACGTGATGATCGGTGGTAAACAGTTACGTCTGGATGCCACTTACCGTTTCACTGTGCCAAGTTTTAATGCAGCAGGTGGTGACGGTTATCCAAAAATCAGTGACCACCCAGGCTATGTCAACACTGGCTTTGTGGATGCAGAAGTGCTGAAAGACTTCCTTGAAGCGAACAGCCCAATCGATGTGAACCGTTTCGCGCCAGCGGGCGAGATTGTTTATCGTTAA
- the ybaK gene encoding Cys-tRNA(Pro) deacylase, which translates to MTPAINLAKKNKIPHTIHQYEHDPSHASYGLEAAQALGQDPKRVFKTLLFCMNGEEKNLAVAIIPVDLKLNLKLAAKAAKAKKAEMAKPDIAEKTTGYVVGGISPLGQKKALPTFIHQSASSQATICVSAGKRGLEIELSPQDLAHLTRGQFADLCQEEN; encoded by the coding sequence ATGACTCCTGCAATCAATCTTGCAAAGAAAAATAAAATCCCCCATACCATTCATCAGTATGAGCATGATCCGAGCCATGCCAGTTACGGCTTAGAAGCAGCGCAGGCGCTCGGCCAAGATCCGAAACGGGTATTCAAAACCTTACTGTTTTGTATGAATGGCGAGGAAAAAAATCTCGCGGTGGCGATTATTCCCGTCGATCTCAAACTGAATTTAAAGCTCGCGGCCAAAGCGGCCAAAGCCAAAAAAGCGGAGATGGCAAAGCCGGACATCGCCGAGAAAACCACAGGCTATGTGGTGGGGGGGATAAGTCCTCTCGGCCAGAAAAAAGCGCTGCCAACCTTTATCCATCAAAGTGCATCAAGCCAAGCGACCATTTGTGTCAGTGCAGGTAAGCGCGGTTTAGAAATTGAGTTATCTCCGCAAGATCTCGCGCACTTAACGCGCGGCCAGTTTGCGGATTTGTGTCAAGAAGAGAATTAA
- a CDS encoding uracil-xanthine permease family protein, giving the protein MKNAIQGAQMLFVAFGALVLVPLLTGLDPNVALFGAGLGTLLFQLITRRSVPIFLASSFAFIAPIMFGIQTWGIPATMGGLMAAGAVYIVLGGIIKVRGVAIIHKLLPPVVVGPVIMVIGLGLAPAAVNMALGKSGDGSVQLVDPQAALWISCISLLVTVVFSVFAKGFFKLVPILAGIVSGYALSLVMGVVSFAAVEQAAWLALPNFTFPEFNINAILFMIPVAIAPAVEHVGDMLAISNVTNKDYLKKPGLHRTIAGDGVATMAATMLGAPPNTTYSEVTGAVMLTRAFNPAIMTWAAITAIVLALVGKLGALLQTIPVPVMGGIMILLFGSIATVGLNTLIKNQVDLHKSRNLVIVAVTLVFGIGGMAFGVGDFSLQGVSLCGIVAIILNLVLPSDLGENHVVDNAQMEEEARH; this is encoded by the coding sequence ATGAAAAATGCCATACAAGGCGCGCAAATGCTGTTTGTCGCATTCGGCGCGTTGGTTCTGGTCCCGCTTCTGACCGGACTCGATCCAAACGTTGCACTGTTCGGTGCTGGTTTAGGAACACTGCTTTTCCAATTGATCACCCGCCGCTCTGTCCCCATTTTCCTCGCCTCTTCTTTTGCTTTTATCGCTCCTATTATGTTCGGCATCCAAACCTGGGGCATTCCTGCCACTATGGGTGGCTTGATGGCCGCGGGGGCAGTGTATATCGTACTCGGTGGCATTATTAAGGTGCGTGGTGTGGCTATCATCCACAAACTGCTACCTCCGGTCGTGGTAGGTCCTGTGATTATGGTGATTGGCCTGGGGCTTGCTCCAGCCGCCGTGAACATGGCACTAGGCAAATCCGGTGATGGCTCCGTGCAACTCGTCGACCCACAAGCCGCACTCTGGATTTCTTGTATTTCACTCTTGGTCACTGTGGTGTTCAGTGTGTTCGCCAAAGGCTTTTTTAAGCTAGTTCCTATCCTAGCGGGCATTGTCAGCGGCTATGCACTCTCACTGGTAATGGGTGTCGTCAGCTTTGCGGCGGTGGAACAAGCCGCTTGGCTTGCGTTACCCAACTTCACTTTCCCTGAATTTAACATCAACGCCATCCTGTTTATGATCCCAGTCGCGATTGCTCCTGCGGTCGAACACGTGGGCGATATGCTGGCTATCTCAAATGTGACCAACAAAGATTACCTGAAAAAACCGGGCTTACACCGCACTATCGCTGGTGACGGGGTCGCGACCATGGCCGCAACCATGCTTGGCGCGCCACCCAACACCACATACAGTGAAGTGACTGGTGCCGTGATGCTGACTCGTGCATTTAACCCAGCGATCATGACTTGGGCGGCAATCACGGCCATAGTGCTCGCTTTGGTTGGCAAACTCGGCGCATTGCTGCAAACCATTCCAGTTCCGGTAATGGGCGGCATCATGATCCTGCTGTTTGGATCCATCGCCACCGTCGGTTTGAATACATTGATCAAAAACCAAGTGGATCTGCACAAATCACGCAATCTGGTGATTGTGGCCGTCACTCTGGTATTTGGTATTGGTGGTATGGCATTCGGCGTGGGTGACTTTAGCCTGCAAGGCGTAAGCTTATGCGGCATCGTCGCGATTATCCTCAACCTTGTTCTGCCAAGCGACTTAGGTGAAAACCACGTAGTGGATAATGCACAAATGGAAGAAGAGGCACGCCATTAA
- a CDS encoding DUF2066 domain-containing protein, whose protein sequence is MRYLAVLMMGLLTFPAFALTRVNLYQAEVAVDPQQSNADAAARVRGMEEVIVRATGSQDALKNDAVQKALRQSNQYITQISTQQEGAQSVMRLQFSAQHIRSLLSQAQLPFWPESRSNLLVWLVEEANYDRSVSWEHADTPLLNQMKARARVRGLPLTVPVGDFDDVTGVQVSDLWGGFINPISIASQRYPTDAVLVVRAQGSELRWTLFDQLANTMVSQPKAPISGQASGEQAVTEMIDEISDYYARKSAVVVSSESSQSVLAQFSPLDSAQDFFVVENKLKGLSSVASLDILKVQGTQVTFNVHLLASVEEFTNEVVRMGQAVLMEMPPEEPVSSDTRSLENSTSEMPVDPSNPNNAAAQPQPVQPKTLYFSWQG, encoded by the coding sequence ATGCGCTATTTAGCTGTGTTGATGATGGGATTGCTCACGTTTCCCGCCTTCGCCCTCACTCGAGTCAACTTGTATCAGGCAGAAGTTGCGGTCGATCCGCAGCAAAGTAACGCTGATGCGGCGGCGCGTGTCCGTGGTATGGAAGAAGTGATTGTCCGCGCTACTGGTAGTCAAGATGCGCTCAAAAATGATGCTGTGCAGAAAGCTTTGCGTCAGAGTAACCAGTACATCACCCAGATCAGCACTCAACAAGAGGGTGCTCAGTCGGTGATGCGTTTGCAATTCAGCGCGCAGCACATTCGCTCACTGTTAAGTCAAGCTCAGTTACCCTTTTGGCCTGAAAGCCGCAGTAACTTGCTGGTATGGCTGGTGGAAGAAGCCAACTACGATCGCAGCGTGAGTTGGGAACATGCAGATACTCCGTTACTGAACCAAATGAAAGCTCGCGCCCGTGTTCGCGGCTTACCCTTAACGGTTCCGGTTGGCGATTTTGATGATGTGACCGGTGTGCAGGTCTCCGATTTATGGGGTGGCTTTATCAACCCGATCAGCATCGCAAGTCAACGTTACCCGACCGATGCGGTTTTGGTTGTGCGTGCGCAAGGCTCTGAACTGCGTTGGACTCTGTTTGATCAGTTGGCTAACACCATGGTGAGTCAACCGAAAGCGCCCATCTCAGGTCAAGCCTCGGGTGAGCAAGCGGTCACCGAGATGATTGATGAAATCAGTGATTACTACGCACGTAAAAGCGCGGTTGTAGTAAGCAGTGAATCCTCGCAATCGGTATTGGCGCAATTTAGCCCACTCGATAGCGCGCAGGATTTCTTTGTGGTTGAGAACAAACTCAAGGGCTTAAGCTCAGTCGCTTCGCTGGATATTTTGAAGGTTCAAGGTACTCAAGTAACTTTTAACGTGCATTTATTAGCCAGCGTGGAAGAGTTCACTAATGAAGTGGTACGCATGGGGCAGGCGGTATTGATGGAGATGCCTCCAGAAGAGCCCGTCTCTTCAGACACTCGTTCGCTGGAAAATAGTACGTCAGAAATGCCGGTAGACCCGAGTAACCCAAATAACGCTGCTGCTCAGCCACAACCTGTTCAACCTAAAACTCTCTATTTCTCTTGGCAAGGTTAA
- a CDS encoding DUF2069 domain-containing protein encodes MQPRTAFYRWLALSANLALLVWILLWQLTLSPHPHLNPTALAIGWVIPLLLPLFGILKGKPYTHAWANFVLMLYFLHALTLLYVDGGERWLALVELLLTFAAFIGNTLYARLRGKELGLKLTKLSEVEKQEKAHFDHR; translated from the coding sequence ATGCAACCTCGGACCGCGTTTTATCGCTGGCTGGCACTGAGTGCCAACCTCGCTCTGTTGGTTTGGATCCTGTTATGGCAACTCACGTTGTCACCACATCCTCATCTTAATCCTACCGCGCTCGCGATAGGCTGGGTCATTCCACTGCTACTGCCTCTGTTTGGCATTCTCAAAGGCAAACCTTATACCCATGCTTGGGCAAACTTTGTGTTGATGCTCTATTTCTTGCATGCTTTAACCTTGCTGTATGTGGATGGCGGGGAGCGTTGGTTAGCCTTGGTTGAACTGCTACTGACTTTTGCGGCATTTATCGGCAATACCCTTTATGCGCGCTTACGTGGTAAGGAGTTAGGCTTAAAGCTAACCAAGCTTTCTGAAGTGGAAAAGCAAGAAAAAGCCCATTTTGACCACCGATGA
- the wrbA gene encoding NAD(P)H:quinone oxidoreductase, whose amino-acid sequence MISIVVLYYSRHGSTQALARQIARGVESVEGCQALLRTVAELDGTTSDSDPYLSLDELKQCDGLAFGSPVWFGNMAAPLKHFWDQTTPLWLSGALIDKPACVFTSSSTLHGGQETTQQSMMLPLLHHGMLILGIPYSEPALHTTQSGGTPYGASHVHQQKTLSSEEAELARQLGKRLAHVAKQLKG is encoded by the coding sequence ATGATTTCGATAGTGGTGCTCTACTACAGCCGTCACGGTAGTACGCAAGCATTGGCACGCCAAATTGCGCGCGGCGTAGAATCCGTAGAAGGTTGCCAAGCCTTGCTGCGTACCGTCGCAGAGCTTGATGGCACAACAAGCGACAGCGATCCTTACCTTAGCCTTGATGAGTTGAAACAGTGTGACGGCTTAGCGTTTGGCAGCCCAGTTTGGTTTGGCAATATGGCCGCGCCATTAAAACATTTTTGGGATCAAACCACGCCACTTTGGCTGAGTGGCGCGCTGATTGATAAACCAGCTTGCGTGTTCACGTCTTCATCAACCTTGCATGGTGGGCAGGAAACAACCCAGCAGAGCATGATGCTGCCTTTACTGCATCATGGCATGTTGATTTTAGGGATACCTTATTCCGAGCCAGCCTTGCACACCACTCAATCCGGCGGTACACCGTATGGTGCAAGCCATGTCCATCAACAAAAAACACTCTCTAGTGAAGAGGCGGAGCTGGCACGCCAGCTAGGAAAGCGCCTGGCTCATGTGGCCAAACAGTTAAAGGGATAA